In Prionailurus viverrinus isolate Anna chromosome D1, UM_Priviv_1.0, whole genome shotgun sequence, the DNA window aaaaaaaaaaaaggctagttcAGCTTGCAACTCAAATAATAGTACAAGTGCAGTTCCTCACCCTGATAAGTAGAAATGCTTTATGCACACTTCCAGTTTCTtcacaaagaatattaaaatgatgCATATTTAAGGACTGGAATTTAGTAAAATATTGCCTTCCTCATCATGGACACGCCTAAGTGAAACtggcttctcccttctcctcccgtcctttcccttttcctgtgaGTGCCTAGCagtgaagaatacaatgacttCTACCGGCATCTTTGGCTTTTTACACACCACCTTTGGCATTTGCTTTGGCACTATCAGTGCAAATGCCAATCCAGTGAAAAGGGCAAATAACATTCTGTAGTGTTATGAAAATGGTTTTGACTCTGTGGAAACTTGTGATCCTGTGGACACTTGTGAAAGAGTCTCAGGAACCATCACCATCTCCACCCTGCCCCTGCTTCCTGCCATAGGTCTACAGACCATATTTTGAGAACTGTTGCATTAGGCTTTAAATGACAActctgggaggggagggtgcctgggtggctcagttggttaagcatccaactcttgatttcggcccaggcaTGATCTTAAGGGCTGATGAGAtcaccctgcatcgggctctatgctgacggtgcagagcctattaagattctctttctccctctctctttcctttccccgctcatgctctttctctcaataaataaataaataaactttaaaaataaataaataacaactcaGGGGATTCAAAGTGGTGGCATGGCTTTCCAACATCAGTGGGCACTACTCAGggtaagaatataaataaatatttcacttctgTCTTAGAAGAGCAACTGAAGTAACTCAGAGGGTAAAGGTTAAATTAAAGGCACAACCAAACAATAGAGTCTCTGATTTGAGAGTAAAGGGGGATGGTCAAATGACCTCTCTTCTATCCCCTTCCTCTGGCTGCTTTCCACTATGTCTTagctcttccctctccttcctaccTCCTCTGACCTAGGAAAAGGGATAGAGTATGGCAGAATGTACTTAAGCCAGGGGTAGCAGATTCGAATGCCTACGGGGGCCAGGCATGTAAATAGCGAAGTGCTCCACCTAAAAGAATATgggtctcagggcacctgggtggctcagtctgttgagcgtctgactttggcacaggtcatgatctcgcggttcatgggtttgagccccatgtcgggctctgggctgacaactcagagcctggagcctgcttcagattctgtgtccccttctctccccactccacccctgcttgtgctctgtctctctctgtctttccaaaatgaataaacattaaaaataataataaaaagaatatgggTCCACATAGTTTTTCAAAGCACCAGAAATCCAAATTTTTACTTAAACTCTAAAACGTTGgcaactaattaaaatttaaaaacatgaaaacaggggtgcctcggtggcccaggtggttaggcatcagactttggctcaggtcatgatctcacagctcctaagtttgagccccacattgtgctctgggctgacagctcggagcctggagcctgcttcggattctgtgtctccctctctctctctctctgtccacccccctccccgccacacacacacacacacacacacacacacacacacacacacacacacactggtactctgtctccctctctctcaaaaataaataaacattaaaaaaaaaaaaacttgaaaacagcATGAGTCAAACAAAATATACCAGTAATCAGCCTGAGACCTCTGCTCTAAGTCATAGAACCAGGAAACTAGGACTAAATGAAACATCATGTGAAAGCCTGGAAGGACAGAAAGCCTCACATATAACATTACCTTGCTCACAAATCACTTCCTTTTAACACCCCACAGCCTAATCTGAGAGTTTCTGCAGCCTTGCCAAGGAATGGCAGAGCAAGTCATTCCATGCCACATTGGGGGTAAGAATTTCAAAGACTGTTCGCACGGGTAGTACAGAGCAAGTGATCATCAAAACAAGATTCAGTTcaggaggaaaagaggagagagacacaCTAGGCAATGAAAGAACACCCACTCGATGCTAGACGGTTTGAACATGATATATTATCTGTTTACTTGTATACTGTCTATTTTAGACACAGTCCTAGGACAGAACTTAGTCTTTCTTGTTCACCATTGTCCCAACTcctcactgcctggcacatataCATAGTGTCTACACACAgtatgcactcaataaatatttctaaaatgaaagaataaatctcaGTATTTTTCATTAGACAAACAAGAAAACTAAGATCCAAAGAGAGTATGTTGTTCATTTAATATCATTCAGCTAGTAAAAACAgaggtagaggggtgcctgggtgactccagatttcagctctggtcacgatgtagtggttggtgggttcaagccccacatcaggctccgcacacactgacagtgtggagcctgcttgggattctctctctcctctctctgtcgctcccctgctctctctctgtagataaataaacttaaaaaaataagggtaGGAAATGAACCCAAGCTTCTATGTTCTTTCTGCTGATTTTATCatctgaaattaaattaaaatccaaATATTTAAGCCCTTCCTTGTTGTGCTATTGGATAAACTGTCCTCTAATATCCTAGAATTCCTCTCTTCACATTTTGCTATTCTGAGTTTAATGGTAGCAAGGTTTTCCACCTTAGCTTGCAACAAAGCTTCTAGGAATACATTTTCCATGTAGtataatgagatttttaaaaaatctattcaaCAGCGTTAGGGAAGACTCCTGGAAATTCCTAATCTTCAAATTAGATTAGTTTTACTTTGTGCTCAAGAAAACCCTGTGGTCCTATGGATTTTTCTCTAAATACTATATTGCCATTTATCAAAAACTACTGATaaaggcaaaacaacaacaacaacaaaaccccccgAGCCTGGTGTAGCTGAAAGTGGTAACTATACATGCTGCTGGTGCATAAATTGGTACAatccatttggggaaaaaaacagcataaaatgaatcataaaaatgttcatacccTATAATACAGCAATCTCACTCCTGGGAATTTACCCTAGACAAGCTATtcaatagaagaagaaaaaacacatacacacaaatgtcCATTGCATCACTGTCTCTAATAGCAAAGAACACAATaagaacaacaaccaaaaacacaaaaagaaacaaaaaaaaaaaatacaggagaaaatggCTTAGTAAATTACAGTACATGCTGAAGATAAATCAGtcttaagatattaaaaataataatcatgaagACTGAGTAGTGATACATAAAAATGTCATGGTattaaatgaaaagcagaataCAAAAGGATTTGTATGCATGATCATCAGCTTTGTAGATAGCTATGTCTCCACGTAGACAAGAGCTGAAAGTaatattcagacataaaaaagcaTTATAAAGTGTTATCATTTGAGAtgtttatacttatatttttaaagattttctttaatgttttactGGATTTTCTATtacatgctatttttaaaatcctttctgaAATACATTAGGATTTCTGAGTTTTTCTAGAACTCTCacttaaaaagaacagaaaccctagggcgcctgggtggcttaattggttgggcgtccaactttggcttgggtcatgatctcacagctcgtgagttggagcccgcttcgggctctgtgatgacagctcagagcctggagcctgcttcacattctgtgtttccctctttctgcccctcccccgctcacactctgtctctcaaaaataaacattaaaaaaaaaaaaaaaaaagaacagaaacccTGGCTCTTTCCATCTTAAATTAACAATCCTTtacttgaaaaaggaaagcaacatAATCTTTCCAAATATCCAAACCTAAAGATGGAGAGCAAGAAAACAAGGTTGGATCTACCCAGGCTGCTGTTGCCATGTGAAGGACTGCTAAGGAACTCAGGaacccagagaggagaaaaagaaaaggggaccACCAGAGCCCTCTTCAGGGTGGGGTGTGTTCATAAGGTTCCCTAGAGAAAGGCGTGGGTTCCAGAAAAGGTCAGCACCACATTTACCTGTCTCGCCAGGCTGCTGTCTGGCATCATCTCCCTTCTGCTCATTTCACAGATATTTTCTGAGGCCCTGACTCTCTGAGGGAGCCCATATGCCTGAGATGTCACAAGACCACACTCTACTTCAGAAGAGATGTCACAGAGAAGCAGGCCTCTCAGAGGTCATGTCTCAGCACTTTCTGTGTGCCTGGTGGAGAGGGACAGGTTACCTAATGCCTAATGTCTGGATGCTACTCAACTTTGCAGATACAGAACTTGCTGTCTCAGAGCTGGTCAGCCTAGGGAAACTGACCCACATTGACAAACCACACATGAGCCCTTAGGAATGAAAGGGAACCTGCTAGAAACCAGAGCCAGACAATCACCCAGGGAATTCCCTCCACCGTGATAGAACCATCAATGAGAAGAATGTTAGGTgaacacagaacccaacacagagTGCTGGTCCACTCGGAGAATTTCCATTCAGATGGATGGCCTGAGGGATAGGATATAGCTCCTCTATAACCAAAGAACCTGGCAAAACTATCCAGAAGCAGTGCCAATTACCCAGAACCCTACCTATACCCCCTGAACAGTATTTGTCCTGGCTCTAGGCCCTCCTCACAAGACACTTGATGGTTACCTTTCATTCCCAAAGCTCTGCCCAGCTTACCTCCATTCACAGACCATGTTCCCAAGGGTAGTTTCCAGGTAGCTCGGTTCATCCCTTGTGCACTTTCTGGCCAACTTCAATGTCAAATACAGGGTGATCTCTTCTTAGACCTTGCCCCCGACTCTCAAGACCCCTGTTTCTGATGGCCACAGGTAGTATGTGATTGAGGACTGAAGGAGTGATGAAGACCATAATGctgtgaggtcagagaggaagtGGTCACTGAGGTAAAAACAGATCTGGAAAGAGAAGACTAAAGGCTAGGTAGGCCCAGGCTCTGTATCTTGGCAGCTCTGTAGCCACCGGTAAGTCATTCAAACTTCTGTGCCTCAATTCTTTcattctcattcataaaatggagcTGGTAGTGTTGACCTCTCAGGCAGAAGCAATTTGTAAGATTGCAAGGTGTATCTGGTTATTATCACTCTGGACTGGAGTGTTCTGGGAAGAAGCAGAATATAAGGTGGGCCCTAAACGTTGAGGGAGATTCAGGATATCTGTTCAGGAATAAAATGAGCAGTATAGGCATGAGAAATGGCACCAGCACAGGCAAAAAGGTAGAATGTATGTAGCAAGTTTGGCTACAGTAGAAAGCTGGTATAAGAGGAAAAGCTGAGGTTGGTTTGGAAAGGCACATAGGCCTTTCTGTAGGTAATAGGGAGCTACCCAACTTTTTGATCAAGTAAGTGAAAGGATGAAAGTTATGTTTTGGGAAGATTAACCTGGCAGAGGTGTGAAGGATGAAGGGACTGGAGGAGGGTTAGAATGCAGGCAGGGTGCCACAGGAGGATGCTGAACTCAGGACAAGAGACATGATGAGGGTCTTAATGAAGGCAGTGTCATGGGGGCTTGAAAGGAGGAAGCAGATCTGAGATAGAGAACAAACGGATATGGTGACAGTGTATTAGAGGAAAAGAAGGCTCGGGAACAATTTTCAGGTGTCCATGACATCACTATCTAAGTGGACATGAGCACCACTCACCAAGATACAGTATAAAGGAGAAGGCACCGGTGAGAAAGGAAAATTGAAGTCTTTGAATATGTTTACCTAGTTTGTCTGTAGAATGTCCAAGGAATAATAATCAGAAATTAAGTAAACACATGAGTGTGGAGCTCAGCAATAACATTGTGAATTGAAGCCACCCAAAATAAATTCACCCAAGAAGACTGTGTATTGTGAAAAGATAAAGAGCAAGAACCGGAGGGTGAAAAATATCACCACTTGAATGGTGCATAAAATTAGAAGAACCTGAAAAGGCTGTGAAGTGGCCAGAGAGACAAGAAGAAGGCAAGAATTTCTATAAAGAAGTGAAAGAGGTAAAGTACAACAGAGAGAAGTGGTATGAGGAATAGGAAGAGTCCATTCAACTGGTATTTGTTTAATTGATGCTTCGAAAAAGAGCAATTTCATTGAAGTAGTGTAGCTGAGGGCTAGATTACAGCggattaaacaatgaatgggaaATGAACAAATGGACAGAATTTGTAGACTTCGCTTTTGGGGGGCTTGGCTGTAAAGGAAAAAGCCAGGGTAGCAGGTAGAAGACAGTCAGGAAGAATTTAGGATATTtagctaaaatatattttggctgACAGGAATCGGGCagggaaaataaatacacacacagagtaaTTGAAAGAATGGGATTTTGAATACTGATTGAGACTCGAAAGAGGGCTCTTCCAGTTAGTGAAGACAGGGAGTTGAGAGTAGTTACATTCGGTCACTTAATAATTTGTTGAACATGCACTACATGCCAGGAACTGGGAGTGcatggataaaagaaaatattcctgaGCCATTAAGGAATTTGGTCTAGTACGGAAGACAAATGTGGATCAAGAATTATATAAGAGCTATGTACTTGATTGTGTgagggcacaagtggggaaagTAAGCAACAATGATTGAATGGGTCAGAGAGGTTTCACAGGAAAAGAGACACTTGCACTGGGTCGAAGTGAACGGGGATTCTCTAGTCCAGGAGACGAGGTCATGGCCATGTAAACTAGGTTCAGGTGAAAATTCAAACTGGGTGGTTAGAAAAAGTATTTACAGAGTCTGTATAAAAAGGACCATAAAGCAACCAGGTATACTGGTGCCTGAAGTATATCAGATCGTTCAATCTGTGGAGGCCCAGAAGATAGCACAAGGGCAAAGGAGGAATTAAGACCGAACGCCTCTCTGGAGTGTAGGTCAGCAGGTGCCGGTGGGTGGTGGAGACATCTAGTGAAACACTCCAAAGGTAGCAGAGCGAGACACCGGTAAGCACGCTGAGGATCAAATAGCGTGTCGCGAATCCTCACTGCGGCTGGGAGACAAGAGAGCAACCGCTACCGCCAGGACCGAGCAGACCGCAAGAACGGAGCGAGACGCGTTGGACGACTCAGAACTGGGGCGTCTGACGGGTACGGTGGCCTAGTCGGGTTCCAGGGCCAAGTCACCACGACAGCTTGGACCACACAGCGCCCCAAGCGCCGGATTCCGCGAAAGCTCTCAGTCTCAGAGCCAGAGCGAAAGAAGGTAGCGACCAGCACGACTCCCACACGTCAGGGCCACTGGTATTTCCTGGAGAGGACCAGGACACCCCGCAGAAAGAGGCAGGGGCCAGCCTTGTAGTCACGCGAGACCCGCGAGACCCAAGAGGCCCCGCCCAAGGCCGGGTCTCCCTGGCCGGAAGTGAGTCTCATTGGTTCCGCCTCCGTTGTCAGTACCGCGAGATTTCGCGGaagcctccctctttcttctgggCCGCCGACATGGTAGGTGCTTATTTTCGTGCTTCCCCGTTGTTGCTGGTTCAGGCCGCGAGCTGCACTCGCGTTGCACCCCAACCACCCACCCCTCACCTTAGCCCGGTCTCCCAGGCCGCGCATGGCAGGCCTCAGCTCAGGGTGCCCGGCAGGGGCCTGGGACCTTGGTGCCGCGTGTTCCGCTCGGAGTTTGGGTCTCTGAGACACGCGGGCCGGCGCGCTTGGGCGCCGCCCTGATGAGGCCGCTTGTCCCCAGGCCAGTTCGTAATATCAACTTTGCTGAATGTGCTGCAAAGCAGATCTTAATTCCCCAGGCCTACAGACGCCTCGCAGACGGGCAAGTTGGCCCCCTGCCACACCTACCTCCCTTTGGCCTTAATACCAAGCACCTTTTTTCATACAGCCATCCAGACTGAGAAAGACCCGGAAACTTCGGGGCCACGTGAGCCATGGCCACGGCCGCATTGGTAAGTGCCGGCGTCCCATCCCGGTCTGCTTTGAACTCCCTGTCGGGTCCTTAGCTAGCCAGGAAGTAGGTAGGGTAGAAGTGGGTTAGCTTTGTGTGGTCATTCGGATTAAGTTTGAATGttagctgtttttttcttttccctgtgagAATTCTCACCAGTACTCCATTTTTAGGGAATTTCACATCATttggaggaatgaatgaaaactGGGGCAAAGTGTTGAATTGATTGAAGGCATGGAGCACTGTGGATAGTGCTGTGATGTGGAACACTGCATAGAGATGTTTCACCTGGAGTTTTGAAGGAATAGCAATGCTTAGAGAGGTATTGTAGACTGGGAACAAGATAAGTAGAGATGCAGAAATGTGGGGAAATGGTTTTGGGAGAAGAATTGAGGGGCTGGTGAGGGTATGTTAACTGTAACTTTGTATTCTTGCAGGCAAGCACCGGAAGCACCCAGGAGGCCGGGGTAATGCTGGTGGCATGCATCACCACAGGATCAACTTTGACAAATAGTGAGTGCCTCTTAGCTGTACTGTACTTTTCACTGGCACTGGCAGTCTGCATTTAGGGGCAGAGGGCTGCCCTAGAACACCTTTAACGGGAAGCAAGCCTCTTACCACTCAAAAGCCTTGTCTGTTCCTGGCTTTTACCTTTCACCAGGTTACCATTTGATGTGAACTGAGAACTTGTCATCGAGGCTAGAGTCACGCTTGGGTATCAGCTATTGCCTTGGTGTGCTAGAGTCCTCGAAGAGTAATTGCTGACCTTATTCACTGGCTGTGACCCTCATGGCATAGTCAGTCACCGGGTTAGTGACATGCATCAGATTAACCTGTATACCTGTTAGATTCACTTATTCCCCCAAATTTGCTTAGAAAACCTCTATTCTAAGAATGTGTTGATTTTCCATAAAATGCTGTCAAGTGAGCTGGAAGACCTTTAGTCTTGGCACTGCCTCTTACTTTCTAAGTGACTTCTGGTTCCATGAAATAAGGGTAGTTTTTTACTCCTGAACATCTTTGGAGGCTTTTCttaaagatttgttttaattCAGCAACGAATGGGGTACCTGCTATTTCACTATAATCCACCAGTGAACAATTTACACTATAACCGAGGGAGATGGACAGTGAGGATGGTAAATGTCACTAAAGGGAGATCATTAAAGTGATTGCCCGTCTCTTCCCAGTCATCCAGGTTACTTTGGAAAAGTTGGTATGAGGCATTACCACTTAAAAAGGAACCAGAGCTTCTGCCCAACTGTTAACCTTGATAAACTGTGGACCTTGGTCAGTGAGCAGACACGGGTAAATGCTGCCAAAAACAAGACCGGAGCTGCTCCTATCATTGATGTGGTGCGATCGGTGAGTGAATATTTGTTACCTTTATATGGTCCTTGCGTCTTAAAATTCTTCGTAATCTAATCTACTTGATCTCCTGCCTGGAATCCATACCCAGTTATCTACTAGACAGTTccgcctttttaaaaaaaaaaaaaatgtgtattttgagagcaagagattACTTGCATGCAGGagtggggagcggcagagagagaattctgatgCGAGTCTCAGttccacaaactatgagatcgtgacctgagcggaaataaagagttggacacttaaccgactaagccacccaggtgccctcagactGGTCCACCTTTTGATAGAATTGTCACAGCTAACTCACCAAAATTGAGCTCAATTGTGATTCAAGCAAAACATTGGAAGAATAATCATCTTTCCAGTCCCTCATTCATTCAAGTACttgtatttgttctttcttgactgtttttccaatccataatTTCATTCCCACTGTTGCCCTGATTTGTACAGGTTTGCATTTCTGGCCTGAGCTTTTGGTAGTATGTTAACTCAACTGGCTCTGGTCTGCTTACATGAGGCACAGCTCTTGAATCTTTATTCCCCTTACAGAATAAAGTCCTAATATGTTTGATTGTTATTGAAGGAGCTACATTATCTGAAGAGATTCCCACCCACACCCCAAGACACTGATGATGACAAAGgatttttgtatatctttttggaGCTCTGGGCGTAGTGTCAGCTCCCATGGGTGTGGAGGTATTCTAAATCTTAAGGGGGCTTTCAATTAAGTTTTAAATCCCTTTTCCCTGTGTAACATCACTTGAGCAATTTTCATGGTCAGGACTTCTTGGAATACTGCTGGGAATGtggttttccctttctttttttttctttttctttttttgttgttaatcaGCTAGTAATTGGAGAGGGGAGTTTGTGCTTTGCCTGAGGCTAGAGTCACATCCTGACACATCTCTTGTCCTGGTGTGCTAGAGTCCTCAGAGAGAATCCACTGGTCTTGATTCACTGGCGAGGGCATTCTATGCCCCCGGTAGTGCCCAGA includes these proteins:
- the RPL27A gene encoding 60S ribosomal protein L27a, producing MPSRLRKTRKLRGHVSHGHGRIGKHRKHPGGRGNAGGMHHHRINFDKYHPGYFGKVGMRHYHLKRNQSFCPTVNLDKLWTLVSEQTRVNAAKNKTGAAPIIDVVRSGYYKVLGKGKLPKQPVIVKAKFFSRRAEEKIKGVGGACVLVA